The Campylobacter sp. CNRCH_2014_0184h genome has a window encoding:
- a CDS encoding Fic family protein gives MKEFIPPKLPLDIKLNANIYNLIIKASRKLAELNGLSKSIPNPNILINALILQEAKDSSEIENIITTHDELFLSKIDEKKLTRATKEVKDYENALKKGYELLKKEQLLRNAHILEIQKRLEGNDAGFRKQSGTMLKNPITGEIKHIPPQNFDDIQELMNNLEQYINDDTLDELDFLVKMAIIHYQFESIHPFYDGNGRTGRIINILYLVYKGLLDLPILYLSAYIVKNKDEYYTLLQKVRDEGAILEWTEYILKGVEQTAIKTIETIIIIEKIMNDVSDILQNKTNFYSKDFVELLFSHPYTKIDFLIKKLDISRQSASKYLKICEKLGVLECVKMGRNNYYINTKLLGLFRKGIF, from the coding sequence ATGAAAGAGTTTATACCACCAAAACTACCTTTAGATATAAAATTAAACGCAAATATTTATAACCTTATCATCAAAGCTTCAAGAAAATTAGCCGAATTAAACGGACTTAGTAAAAGCATTCCAAACCCAAATATTTTAATCAATGCTTTAATTTTGCAAGAAGCTAAAGATTCAAGTGAGATAGAAAATATTATTACTACTCACGATGAGCTTTTTTTATCTAAAATTGATGAAAAGAAACTCACAAGGGCAACAAAAGAAGTAAAAGACTATGAAAATGCTTTAAAAAAAGGATATGAGCTTTTAAAAAAAGAGCAATTATTAAGAAATGCTCATATTTTAGAAATTCAGAAAAGGTTAGAAGGGAATGATGCAGGTTTTAGAAAACAAAGTGGAACCATGCTCAAAAATCCTATTACAGGTGAAATCAAGCATATACCACCACAAAATTTTGATGATATACAAGAACTTATGAACAATTTAGAGCAATACATTAACGATGATACTCTAGATGAACTTGATTTTTTAGTAAAAATGGCAATCATTCATTATCAATTTGAAAGCATACATCCTTTTTATGATGGAAATGGTAGAACAGGTAGGATTATAAATATACTTTATTTAGTGTATAAAGGGCTTTTGGATTTGCCTATTTTATATTTAAGTGCTTATATAGTTAAAAATAAAGATGAATATTACACTCTTTTGCAAAAAGTACGCGATGAAGGGGCAATTTTAGAATGGACAGAATATATACTAAAAGGTGTAGAGCAAACCGCCATAAAGACAATTGAAACTATCATTATAATAGAAAAAATAATGAACGATGTAAGCGATATTTTACAAAATAAAACAAATTTTTATAGTAAAGATTTTGTGGAACTTTTGTTTTCTCACCCTTATACAAAAATAGATTTTTTAATAAAAAAATTAGATATTTCAAGACAGAGTGCTTCAAAATATCTTAAAATTTGTGAAAAATTAGGGGTTTTAGAATGTGTTAAAATGGGTAGAAATAATTATTACATTAATACAAAACTTTTAGGACTTTTTAGAAAAGGAATTTTTTAA
- a CDS encoding NAD(P)-dependent alcohol dehydrogenase, which translates to MDSKIFLENGRVKSKGYAMLSKDSKFTPFEFTRHKVGKNDILIAIKYAGICHSDIHTARSEWGEATYPCVPGHEITGEVIAVGENVSKFKVGDYAGVGCMVNSCGECEACKKSQEQFCENSKTIYTYNCKDVFHDNENTYGGYSNNIVVSEKFAINVPQNAPLDKVAPLLCAGITTYSPLKFSNIKEGSSVAIAGFGGLGMMAVKYAVKMGAKVSVFARNENKKAQALAMGVSNFYTSTDKSVVKERFDLIISTIPTPYDPLAYMDLLKFGGEMAIVGLPPHEVSPSINIIHFVFKAGKKVYGSLIGGIKETQEMLDFSLEHGIYPEIELIKPSEIDKAYENLTSGKAKFRYVIDMSAEN; encoded by the coding sequence ATGGACTCAAAAATCTTTTTGGAAAATGGTCGTGTTAAAAGTAAAGGCTATGCTATGCTTAGCAAAGATTCTAAATTCACGCCTTTTGAATTTACACGCCATAAAGTAGGCAAAAACGACATCTTAATCGCTATCAAATACGCAGGAATTTGTCATAGTGACATACATACCGCAAGAAGCGAATGGGGCGAGGCAACTTACCCTTGCGTACCTGGTCATGAAATAACAGGAGAAGTTATCGCAGTGGGTGAAAATGTGAGTAAATTTAAAGTAGGCGATTATGCTGGGGTTGGGTGCATGGTAAACTCATGCGGAGAGTGCGAAGCATGCAAAAAATCTCAAGAGCAATTTTGCGAAAATAGCAAAACCATCTACACTTATAACTGCAAAGATGTATTTCATGATAATGAAAACACCTATGGAGGCTACTCAAACAACATCGTAGTAAGTGAAAAATTTGCTATCAATGTGCCACAAAATGCACCACTTGACAAAGTAGCGCCTTTACTTTGTGCGGGTATCACTACCTACTCACCGCTTAAATTTTCAAATATCAAAGAAGGCTCAAGTGTAGCCATAGCAGGTTTTGGTGGACTTGGTATGATGGCAGTTAAATATGCTGTGAAAATGGGTGCAAAAGTAAGTGTTTTTGCAAGAAATGAAAACAAAAAAGCGCAAGCTCTAGCTATGGGTGTGAGTAATTTTTATACTAGTACAGACAAAAGCGTGGTAAAAGAAAGATTTGACCTCATCATCTCTACTATACCAACCCCTTATGATCCGCTAGCTTATATGGATTTGTTAAAATTTGGTGGTGAGATGGCTATAGTAGGATTACCTCCGCATGAAGTAAGCCCTAGCATTAACATCATTCATTTTGTATTTAAAGCAGGTAAAAAAGTATATGGTTCACTTATTGGAGGCATTAAAGAAACTCAAGAAATGCTTGATTTTTCTTTAGAACATGGAATTTATCCTGAAATTGAACTCATCAAACCAAGCGAGATTGACAAAGCTTATGAAAATCTCACTTCAGGAAAAGCCAAATTCCGCTATGTAATCGATATGAGTGCAGAAAATTAA
- a CDS encoding flagellar motor protein MotB: MKFFRKNKKISEDDDFFIALSDIMTALMLLFLLISVVYMIKVEDSVKIPKIFKETTQGLSEHLNKEFEKDLKAWGAVLDKDLTIRFYQPDILFKTGSDVLSPKFKNILNDFFPRYLKIMMDKQFINNIEEIRIEGHTSSFWGNIKGDIAYLNNMELSQARTREVIKYLLNLNLNEKEKEWLKKHFRAIGFSSAKPLNDKSQTLQYGEKENFIKSQRVEFRVRTNIENKIVEVVDK, encoded by the coding sequence ATGAAATTTTTTAGAAAAAATAAAAAAATCAGCGAAGACGATGATTTTTTTATAGCATTAAGTGATATAATGACCGCTTTAATGCTACTTTTTTTATTGATTAGTGTTGTTTATATGATTAAAGTGGAAGATAGTGTTAAAATACCTAAGATCTTTAAAGAGACAACTCAAGGGTTAAGTGAACATTTAAACAAAGAGTTTGAAAAAGATTTAAAAGCTTGGGGTGCTGTGCTTGATAAGGATTTAACTATAAGATTTTATCAACCAGATATTTTATTTAAGACAGGATCTGATGTTTTAAGTCCTAAATTTAAAAATATACTTAATGATTTTTTTCCAAGGTATTTAAAAATTATGATGGATAAACAATTTATTAATAACATAGAAGAGATTAGAATAGAGGGGCATACGAGTTCATTTTGGGGTAATATTAAAGGTGATATAGCTTATTTGAATAATATGGAACTTTCTCAAGCTAGAACAAGGGAAGTGATAAAATATTTATTAAATTTAAACTTAAATGAAAAAGAGAAAGAATGGTTAAAAAAACATTTTAGGGCTATAGGTTTTTCTTCAGCAAAACCATTAAACGATAAAAGCCAAACTTTGCAATATGGAGAAAAAGAAAATTTTATAAAATCTCAAAGAGTTGAATTTAGAGTTAGAACAAATATAGAAAACAAAATAGTAGAAGTTGTTGATAAATAA